A window of the candidate division KSB1 bacterium genome harbors these coding sequences:
- a CDS encoding MBL fold metallo-hydrolase: MRYRVGEYELCFLQDGAFWLDGGGYFGVVPKVLWQKLVPADENNRVRLSINPLLVRTREHLVLIDPGLGDKWDQRLRSIYRIERTPSLQESLAARGYGVDEIDIVVATHLHFDHVGACTAVDAEGNAAPVFPRARHFFQRGEWEDALNPNERTRAAYVDADFVPLAAANLVQFVVGSSRIVEGVGVEVTGGHTRCHQIVLIESKGEVAAYFGGILPAVSHLLIAYTMGFDLYPVTVMHKRRELYQRAIEGR; the protein is encoded by the coding sequence ATGCGGTATCGGGTGGGTGAGTACGAACTTTGTTTTCTCCAGGATGGCGCCTTTTGGCTCGATGGCGGAGGCTATTTTGGCGTCGTCCCGAAGGTGCTCTGGCAAAAACTGGTGCCCGCCGACGAGAACAATCGGGTGCGCCTGAGTATCAATCCTCTTCTGGTGCGGACTCGCGAGCATCTAGTGCTCATCGACCCAGGTCTCGGAGACAAATGGGACCAGCGGCTGCGCTCTATCTACCGAATCGAGCGGACCCCGTCTCTGCAGGAATCGCTGGCGGCCCGCGGGTACGGAGTCGATGAGATTGACATCGTCGTGGCGACGCATCTCCACTTTGACCATGTGGGGGCCTGCACTGCAGTGGATGCCGAAGGAAACGCCGCACCGGTGTTCCCTCGCGCGCGGCACTTTTTCCAGAGAGGGGAGTGGGAGGATGCCTTGAACCCAAACGAACGGACGCGTGCCGCCTATGTGGACGCCGATTTTGTCCCCCTGGCTGCAGCTAACCTCGTGCAGTTTGTCGTGGGCTCCTCGCGCATAGTAGAGGGTGTGGGGGTGGAGGTTACCGGCGGACATACGCGGTGTCATCAGATCGTGCTCATTGAGTCCAAAGGGGAAGTGGCAGCCTACTTCGGCGGCATTCTCCCCGCTGTGTCTCATCTGCTCATCGCCTACACCATGGGTTTTGATCTCTATCCGGTGACCGTCATGCACAAGCGACGTGAACTGTACCAGCGCGCCATTGAGGGAAGGTAG
- the rsxE gene encoding electron transport complex subunit RsxE — protein sequence MVKGIWAENPTFRMVLGICSALAVTNKLTNTLAMCIAVIFVTTASSVTVSLLRRAIPRRVRMAVYTLIVATYVVFVDQYLKAFYPAISEAMGPYVGLIITNCIIMGRAETYASSNPPGRAFLDALGVGLGYAMSLIIVAFVRELLGFGTLFDHRVLGTWWEPWVIMVMAPGAFIVLGLYIWLLRGFQMRK from the coding sequence ATGGTCAAAGGGATTTGGGCAGAGAACCCGACCTTCCGCATGGTGTTAGGGATCTGTTCTGCTCTGGCGGTGACCAACAAGCTCACCAACACCCTGGCGATGTGCATCGCCGTGATTTTTGTCACGACGGCCTCGTCCGTGACCGTCTCGCTGCTGCGCCGCGCGATTCCGCGTCGCGTACGCATGGCGGTGTACACGCTGATCGTCGCCACGTACGTGGTTTTCGTGGATCAGTACTTGAAAGCGTTCTACCCGGCGATCAGCGAGGCCATGGGGCCGTATGTAGGACTCATCATTACCAATTGCATCATCATGGGGCGAGCAGAAACCTATGCGTCCTCTAACCCCCCGGGGCGCGCTTTCTTGGACGCCCTGGGCGTAGGCCTTGGCTATGCGATGTCGCTTATCATCGTCGCCTTTGTGCGCGAACTACTTGGGTTCGGCACATTGTTCGACCACCGTGTGCTGGGCACCTGGTGGGAGCCGTGGGTCATCATGGTGATGGCGCCTGGGGCGTTCATCGTCTTGGGTCTGTACATCTGGCTGCTGCGCGGCTTTCAAATGCGAAAGTAG
- a CDS encoding acyl-CoA dehydrogenase family protein, with amino-acid sequence MGICQGALDCSSRYARERQQFGQPIADFDMVRRLLGDAARRAASARLMTYDAAARMDRGIPVQGQLLHALTWSRESAMLCADNAVQVFGGYGYTKDYPAEMFFRDAKFLETMPPCVSEARCAPV; translated from the coding sequence GTGGGCATCTGCCAGGGGGCGCTCGACTGCTCCAGCAGGTACGCCCGCGAGCGCCAGCAGTTCGGCCAGCCAATTGCGGACTTCGACATGGTCCGTCGACTCCTGGGGGATGCCGCGCGGCGTGCGGCTTCGGCACGACTGATGACCTATGATGCAGCAGCGCGGATGGATCGCGGAATCCCGGTTCAAGGGCAGCTCCTCCATGCATTGACCTGGAGCAGAGAGTCCGCGATGCTCTGCGCCGACAACGCAGTGCAGGTGTTCGGAGGTTATGGCTACACCAAGGACTATCCTGCTGAGATGTTTTTTCGTGACGCCAAGTTCTTAGAAACCATGCCACCCTGTGTGAGCGAGGCGAGGTGCGCACCGGTGTAG
- a CDS encoding acyl-CoA dehydrogenase family protein, translating to MLALEEISQVCPSTAIAIAAHCSLACYPIYARGSEEQKRR from the coding sequence ATCCTCGCCCTTGAGGAGATCTCACAAGTGTGCCCCTCGACGGCCATTGCCATCGCCGCCCACTGTTCACTCGCTTGTTACCCGATCTATGCCCGTGGCAGCGAGGAGCAGAAGCGAAGGTAA
- a CDS encoding electron transfer flavoprotein subunit alpha/FixB family protein, whose protein sequence is MSRDVWVLVEHRQGAIGEITFELLTKGRQLVDELGGSLWAVLLSAEPEAMVEALRGAADKIVVLAAPCFAQFHSDYYQRALLPLVERERPFFLLLGHTPYGWELAPALSTALRMPLAPGCSNVWLEGETVVCSRPVYSGKIAAEGTLRPNWGYMVTFPPGTCQATPGAKSGEVVRIEPPALQAIAEKVFARFVQAPAGEVDICQAQKIVSVGRGLREKENIRLAEELARSLGAVVACSRPIVDAGWLPKDRQVGSSGKTVRPKLYVAVGISGEFQHLMGMKSAETIVAINKDPNAPIFSVADFGIVDDLFKVLPALTAAVRTAKAG, encoded by the coding sequence ATGAGTCGGGACGTATGGGTTCTCGTCGAACACCGGCAGGGGGCGATAGGCGAGATAACCTTCGAGCTGCTGACAAAGGGTAGACAACTCGTCGATGAATTGGGCGGCTCGCTGTGGGCGGTGTTGCTAAGCGCCGAGCCGGAGGCGATGGTAGAGGCACTGCGCGGTGCCGCCGACAAAATAGTTGTGCTCGCAGCGCCTTGCTTCGCACAGTTCCACTCGGACTACTACCAACGCGCGCTCTTGCCCTTGGTTGAGAGGGAAAGACCTTTTTTCCTGCTGTTGGGCCACACCCCTTATGGCTGGGAGCTTGCTCCCGCCTTGAGCACAGCATTGCGGATGCCGCTGGCACCCGGCTGTAGCAATGTGTGGCTGGAAGGGGAAACGGTGGTGTGCAGCAGGCCGGTGTATAGTGGCAAGATTGCCGCGGAAGGTACTCTCCGGCCCAACTGGGGCTACATGGTCACCTTTCCTCCAGGCACATGCCAGGCTACTCCAGGGGCAAAGTCTGGAGAAGTGGTGCGCATCGAACCTCCAGCGCTCCAGGCCATTGCGGAAAAAGTTTTTGCGCGCTTTGTGCAGGCACCGGCTGGCGAAGTCGACATCTGCCAAGCGCAAAAGATAGTATCCGTAGGAAGAGGTCTCCGAGAGAAAGAGAACATTAGATTGGCCGAGGAGCTGGCGCGGAGCCTGGGCGCCGTGGTGGCTTGTTCACGTCCTATCGTCGATGCGGGGTGGCTACCCAAAGACCGACAGGTCGGGTCTTCCGGCAAAACAGTCCGCCCCAAGCTCTACGTGGCAGTGGGCATAAGCGGCGAGTTCCAACACCTGATGGGCATGAAAAGTGCTGAAACCATTGTCGCCATCAACAAGGACCCCAATGCGCCAATCTTCAGTGTCGCGGATTTTGGCATCGTTGATGACCTGTTCAAGGTGTTGCCCGCGTTGACCGCCGCAGTGAGGACGGCCAAGGCTGGATAG
- a CDS encoding acyl-CoA dehydrogenase family protein, whose protein sequence is MSLCELTAAHLRFRDEVREFAQRVIAPRAAERDATEEFPLELLRTMGEKDWLGIPFPEE, encoded by the coding sequence ATGAGCCTCTGTGAGCTGACCGCCGCACACTTGCGCTTCAGGGATGAAGTGCGAGAGTTTGCGCAACGGGTGATCGCACCCCGAGCAGCAGAGCGTGATGCCACTGAGGAATTCCCCCTCGAGTTGCTGCGGACCATGGGCGAGAAGGACTGGCTGGGCATCCCCTTCCCGGAAGAATAG
- a CDS encoding 3-hydroxyacyl-CoA dehydrogenase family protein translates to MTLDERLQNVAVIGAAGKMGTGIVALLAVEMAKLRAKRENRHKVYQLHCIDVNEAALDALRAYVKTQATKAAEKSIVALRDLYADREDLVENSEVVAEFADTALGILWPGTELAAARRAHMVFEAVIEDTATKVGLLRSLRDLCPEDTFFFTNTSSIPIGLLDWEAGLSGRLIGYHFYNPPVVQRLVEVICPANIAPELRELAYELGARLGKKLFPANDIAGFIGNGHFSRDGLYACQEAQRLAAEYSLAGGVYLMNKVSQDLLLRPMVIFQLIDYVGVDVFYFLLKVMDEHIEGEELHSELIDRFYQLGIVGGQRSDGSQKDGILKYEKGRPVAIYDLEKREYRAFDPKGWTSELDAKLGPYPEGYKPWKELLAAPNREEYLRHFFATLFASGTLGAQLAEKYLRHSKAVGQMLVSTGVASCADDVNGVLVNGFYHLYGPINDFV, encoded by the coding sequence ATGACGCTCGACGAAAGGTTGCAAAACGTTGCCGTGATCGGTGCTGCAGGCAAGATGGGGACCGGCATCGTGGCGCTGCTTGCCGTGGAGATGGCCAAGCTGCGCGCCAAAAGAGAGAACCGCCACAAGGTCTATCAGCTGCACTGCATCGACGTCAACGAAGCAGCACTGGACGCCCTGCGCGCCTATGTGAAGACGCAGGCAACAAAGGCGGCAGAAAAATCCATCGTTGCTCTGCGCGACCTCTATGCGGATCGCGAAGATCTTGTGGAAAACTCTGAAGTCGTCGCAGAGTTTGCGGACACCGCCTTGGGTATCTTGTGGCCCGGCACGGAGTTGGCGGCCGCAAGACGGGCGCATATGGTCTTTGAGGCCGTTATTGAGGACACGGCCACGAAGGTGGGGCTGCTGCGGTCGCTACGCGATCTGTGCCCGGAGGACACCTTCTTTTTCACCAACACGTCTTCGATTCCCATTGGCCTTTTGGACTGGGAGGCTGGTTTGAGTGGACGGTTGATCGGCTATCACTTCTACAATCCGCCCGTGGTGCAAAGGCTGGTGGAGGTGATCTGCCCAGCCAACATCGCCCCGGAACTGCGCGAGCTGGCTTACGAGCTGGGCGCGCGGCTGGGCAAGAAACTCTTTCCGGCCAATGACATTGCCGGCTTCATCGGGAACGGCCATTTCTCGCGCGACGGCCTGTATGCCTGCCAGGAGGCGCAACGATTGGCTGCGGAGTACAGCTTGGCAGGTGGCGTGTACCTGATGAACAAAGTGTCGCAAGATCTCCTGCTCCGGCCGATGGTGATCTTTCAGCTGATTGACTACGTGGGCGTCGACGTCTTCTACTTCCTGCTCAAGGTGATGGATGAACACATTGAGGGCGAGGAGCTGCACAGCGAACTGATCGACCGCTTTTATCAGCTTGGCATCGTTGGCGGCCAACGCAGCGATGGCAGCCAGAAGGATGGCATCCTGAAGTACGAGAAAGGACGACCTGTGGCCATCTACGACTTGGAAAAGAGGGAATACCGAGCCTTTGACCCAAAGGGATGGACGAGTGAGTTGGACGCAAAACTGGGTCCTTACCCCGAAGGCTACAAACCATGGAAGGAACTGCTTGCTGCGCCAAACAGGGAGGAATATCTGCGCCACTTCTTCGCCACGCTGTTTGCCTCCGGTACCTTGGGCGCCCAGCTTGCCGAAAAGTACCTGCGGCACTCGAAGGCGGTGGGTCAGATGCTGGTAAGCACCGGTGTGGCCAGTTGCGCTGATGACGTGAATGGCGTGTTGGTGAACGGTTTCTACCACCTGTACGGCCCAATCAACGACTTCGTGTGA
- a CDS encoding nitroreductase family protein, translating into MELEEAIRRRRSVRSFKADPVPRSVVEHLLELAQWAPSGMNQQNWYFVVVTGAKVEALRRVAERAFDQYVRAHLEQVFPEKPQVVEATGRFFRTLGGAPVVICAYHTPSVEGEVTDLQSVAAAIQNLLLAAVGQGLGVCWMTGPVHMAEEINRITGVQDKKLQAIIPLGYPEGEAPTPKRKPDRVQWIGWE; encoded by the coding sequence ATGGAACTGGAGGAGGCAATTCGCAGAAGAAGGAGCGTGCGCTCGTTCAAGGCTGATCCTGTGCCTCGCTCTGTTGTAGAACATCTGTTGGAATTGGCGCAATGGGCCCCTTCGGGCATGAACCAACAGAATTGGTACTTTGTAGTGGTGACCGGCGCAAAAGTAGAGGCGTTGCGCCGGGTGGCAGAGAGGGCCTTTGACCAATACGTCCGAGCACACCTGGAACAGGTTTTCCCGGAAAAGCCTCAGGTGGTGGAGGCCACCGGGAGATTCTTTCGGACCTTAGGAGGAGCGCCGGTGGTCATCTGCGCCTACCACACTCCCTCTGTCGAGGGCGAGGTCACGGACTTGCAATCGGTGGCTGCGGCCATTCAGAACCTCTTGCTGGCGGCGGTCGGCCAGGGGCTCGGCGTGTGCTGGATGACAGGTCCTGTGCATATGGCGGAGGAGATCAACCGCATCACGGGCGTCCAGGACAAGAAGCTGCAGGCCATCATTCCGTTGGGTTACCCCGAGGGAGAAGCACCTACCCCTAAGCGCAAACCGGACCGCGTGCAATGGATTGGCTGGGAGTGA
- a CDS encoding acyl-CoA dehydrogenase family protein: MPPLLRVEKIGSFGLTEPHAGSDAGATETTVRPDNNFWVVNGQKRFITNGSFADVVVFTASHDPALKTKGIGAFIVERGTPGFSVGRREDKLGLRASDTAELHFDDCRLPRDHLLGEERQGFKVFMETLDGGRIGIGVLGLGIAEGALTHAISFATSQRRQGAALHRSQWVQEVIAEAATKIECARHLIYHAAALKDQGARVTAASAMAKLYASEVGTRTCRRLIDVVGPEALLASNPLQRLLRDAKLMEIGEGTSQIQKLVIAREILGR; this comes from the coding sequence TTGCCGCCTCTGCTCCGCGTAGAGAAGATTGGCTCGTTTGGCCTGACCGAGCCTCACGCCGGTAGCGACGCAGGGGCCACCGAGACGACGGTGCGGCCGGATAACAATTTTTGGGTTGTCAATGGTCAAAAGCGCTTCATCACCAACGGCAGCTTTGCCGATGTGGTAGTCTTCACCGCCAGCCATGACCCGGCGCTGAAGACCAAGGGAATTGGCGCCTTCATCGTTGAGCGTGGTACCCCAGGTTTCTCGGTCGGACGTAGAGAGGACAAGCTCGGCCTGCGCGCTTCCGACACCGCAGAACTCCATTTCGACGACTGCCGCCTGCCGCGTGACCACCTGCTTGGGGAGGAACGCCAAGGGTTCAAGGTGTTCATGGAAACACTCGACGGCGGCAGGATCGGTATCGGCGTGCTCGGCCTCGGGATTGCCGAGGGGGCATTGACCCACGCCATCAGCTTCGCCACCAGCCAACGGCGCCAGGGAGCAGCGCTCCACCGCAGCCAATGGGTGCAGGAGGTGATCGCCGAGGCGGCAACCAAGATTGAGTGTGCGCGCCATCTGATCTACCATGCGGCCGCACTCAAGGACCAGGGGGCCCGCGTGACAGCAGCAAGCGCCATGGCCAAACTCTACGCCTCCGAAGTGGGCACCCGCACGTGCCGGCGCCTCATCGACGTCGTTGGCCCCGAAGCACTTCTCGCCAGCAATCCGTTGCAGCGGCTATTGCGAGATGCGAAGCTTATGGAAATTGGCGAAGGCACCTCACAGATCCAGAAGTTGGTCATCGCCAGGGAGATTCTCGGTCGCTAA
- a CDS encoding electron transfer flavoprotein subunit beta/FixA family protein: MKIVVCIKRVPEAAEAILRIDASGKKLVEDTLTFGINETDNYALEEALLVKERLGGTVTLVTVGPEAADEVLRMGLAKGADDGLRITPPEGEELDPFATACLLAREIPPLAPDLVLTGCVAADDGSAQVGVSLAELLHMPHLSLVVAMEVGADGQVLARRELEGGLQGEFTLHLPALFTVQSGINQPRYASILGIKRASAKPIKVVQSSAADSVMWETRALAFPTAEKKAEILHGTPNEVAEQLVSLLKGRALL, translated from the coding sequence ATGAAGATTGTCGTGTGCATCAAACGCGTACCTGAGGCGGCCGAGGCCATCCTCAGGATCGACGCCTCGGGCAAGAAGCTGGTGGAAGATACTCTCACCTTTGGCATCAACGAGACCGACAACTATGCTTTGGAAGAAGCTCTCCTGGTCAAGGAGAGACTGGGCGGCACCGTCACCTTGGTCACCGTGGGGCCCGAGGCCGCCGATGAGGTGTTGCGCATGGGACTGGCAAAGGGTGCCGATGACGGGCTGCGCATCACTCCTCCCGAAGGGGAGGAACTTGACCCCTTTGCCACAGCCTGTTTGCTGGCGCGAGAGATTCCGCCCCTCGCTCCAGACCTCGTCCTTACAGGGTGTGTAGCTGCCGACGACGGAAGCGCCCAGGTTGGGGTGAGTCTTGCGGAGCTGTTGCACATGCCACACCTTTCCCTGGTTGTCGCCATGGAAGTAGGTGCGGACGGCCAGGTTCTGGCGCGCAGAGAGTTAGAGGGTGGGCTGCAGGGAGAGTTCACCCTCCATCTGCCGGCGCTCTTTACCGTGCAGAGCGGCATCAACCAACCCCGCTACGCCTCAATCCTCGGCATCAAACGAGCATCTGCCAAGCCCATCAAGGTGGTACAAAGCTCAGCGGCTGACAGTGTCATGTGGGAAACCCGCGCCCTGGCCTTTCCCACAGCCGAGAAGAAGGCAGAGATCCTCCACGGCACCCCAAACGAAGTGGCCGAACAGTTGGTATCGCTGCTGAAAGGCAGGGCACTGCTATGA
- a CDS encoding FAD-binding oxidoreductase, translating into MIPWTAVLVLSAVAGGLGVVLAALDRYLGTYGECKIYINDNEPLVVQGGNSVLQYLVDHKIFIPSACGGRATCGFCKLRVLEGGGLVLPTEAPFLSKDEIRQGVRLVCQVKVKQDVRLLIPEAYLRVQRFRTQVAEIADLTHDIKRIVLKLLEPDSIECKPGQYIQFEVPGTNEFRAYSMASPPSWKHAIELIVRLVPGGLCTGYIFNHLQVGDEVYITGPYGEFYLREDSQRDILCVAGGSGVAPIKSIITHLFEKGTTRRVTYFFGARAVKDLYFYQECLELARQRPNFTYIPALSAMDPGDQWDGETGFIHTVIDKKLDGCDNMEAYLCGPPVMIDAVIEVLKRKGMSESCIYFDKF; encoded by the coding sequence ATGATACCATGGACAGCCGTTCTGGTGCTCTCGGCAGTTGCGGGTGGCTTGGGTGTAGTGTTGGCAGCATTGGACCGTTACCTTGGCACCTATGGGGAGTGCAAGATCTACATCAACGACAATGAGCCCCTGGTGGTGCAAGGCGGGAATTCGGTACTGCAGTACCTGGTTGACCACAAGATATTTATCCCGTCGGCGTGCGGCGGGCGCGCCACCTGCGGCTTCTGCAAGCTCAGGGTGCTGGAAGGGGGCGGCCTGGTGCTGCCCACCGAGGCGCCGTTTCTTTCCAAGGACGAGATTCGCCAGGGCGTACGCCTGGTCTGCCAGGTGAAGGTGAAACAGGATGTGCGCCTGCTCATCCCCGAAGCCTATCTTCGCGTACAGCGCTTCCGCACGCAGGTGGCGGAAATAGCAGACCTCACCCATGACATCAAGCGAATCGTACTCAAACTCTTGGAGCCGGACAGCATCGAGTGCAAGCCTGGCCAGTATATCCAGTTCGAGGTGCCGGGCACGAACGAGTTTCGCGCCTACTCGATGGCCTCGCCACCCAGTTGGAAGCACGCCATCGAGCTTATTGTGCGTCTGGTTCCCGGGGGGTTGTGCACAGGCTATATCTTCAACCACCTGCAGGTGGGGGACGAGGTCTACATCACCGGGCCGTATGGGGAATTCTATCTGCGCGAGGACTCGCAGCGCGACATCCTGTGCGTGGCCGGAGGTTCCGGTGTGGCGCCCATCAAGTCTATAATCACGCACCTCTTCGAGAAGGGTACGACAAGGCGCGTGACCTACTTCTTTGGCGCCCGAGCCGTGAAGGACCTCTATTTTTACCAAGAGTGCCTGGAGCTGGCGCGACAGCGTCCCAATTTCACCTACATCCCGGCTTTGTCGGCAATGGATCCGGGCGACCAGTGGGATGGGGAAACGGGGTTCATCCATACCGTGATCGATAAGAAACTAGATGGCTGCGACAACATGGAGGCTTACCTTTGCGGCCCGCCGGTGATGATTGATGCAGTCATTGAGGTGTTGAAACGCAAGGGAATGTCTGAGTCGTGCATCTATTTTGACAAGTTCTGA
- a CDS encoding NADH:ubiquinone reductase (Na(+)-transporting) subunit E (Part of the NQR complex which consists of NqrA, NqrB, NqrC, NqrD, NqrE and NqrF; NQR complex catalyzes the reduction of ubiquinone-1 to ubiquinol by two successive reactions, coupled with the transport of Na(+) ions from the cytoplasm to the periplasm; NqrE is probably involved in the second step, the conversion of ubisemiquinone to ubiquinol.) — MSPYVIFFAAIFTNNIALTYFLGMCPFIAVSRDLKTATGMGIAVIFVMSLTALFAWPVYHWLLVPYHVQYLQLVSFIIIIAALVQVVEMVIERFSPTLYINMGVFLPLITVNCAILGLALFMILRNYSFIQSMAYAVGSGIGWMAVIVAMAGIRTKLVFAKVPKALEGPGITMIIAGLMALGFMGFAGIVNLQ; from the coding sequence ATGAGCCCATACGTCATCTTTTTCGCTGCCATCTTCACCAACAACATCGCCTTGACCTACTTCCTGGGCATGTGTCCCTTCATCGCCGTATCGCGCGACCTGAAGACGGCAACCGGCATGGGGATAGCCGTCATCTTCGTGATGTCGCTGACGGCGCTTTTCGCCTGGCCGGTGTATCACTGGCTCCTTGTGCCGTATCATGTGCAGTACCTGCAGTTGGTGAGTTTCATCATCATCATCGCGGCGTTGGTGCAAGTTGTGGAGATGGTCATCGAGCGCTTTTCGCCCACGCTGTACATCAACATGGGAGTGTTTCTGCCGCTTATCACGGTTAACTGCGCCATCCTCGGGCTTGCGCTTTTCATGATTTTGCGCAACTACTCTTTCATCCAGAGCATGGCCTACGCTGTGGGGAGCGGCATCGGGTGGATGGCGGTCATCGTGGCGATGGCCGGGATCCGCACGAAGCTTGTCTTCGCCAAAGTGCCCAAGGCGCTGGAAGGCCCGGGTATCACCATGATCATCGCGGGCCTGATGGCTCTGGGTTTCATGGGCTTTGCCGGCATCGTGAACTTGCAGTAG
- a CDS encoding (Fe-S)-binding protein, translated as MPRPIVPIPEIREAILEQGGQEAYKCYQCGKCMSACPWFAVQLTNYPVYRYPQAVKLGSVTATEDKEELAAEMVDIFCCLGCEACRKSCLRGLDMPVVLRAVRRVLADFGSVPQEIRAAMSKVGSSGNPLGEPPERRALRAQELTISAFSPELEWLYFPCCVPAYNQRAQSMAKATASILRRAGISFGILGQKESCCGESMRKVGAEKLFWELAEANLTAFGAAGVRRIVVSSPHCLAAFSADYGERDGHLAVVHETQLFAHLISQRRIVPQKQTPRVVTYHDPCLLGRKQGIYDEPRSVLRSIPGLRLVEIENFSRDQSICCGGGGGGLWLDWPVEERVTNVRILQAARTGADTLAIARPYCLQMFEDATKVLNLRLEVKAVSELLSEAL; from the coding sequence ATGCCGAGACCCATCGTCCCAATCCCGGAAATTCGGGAGGCCATCCTGGAGCAGGGCGGGCAGGAGGCCTATAAGTGCTACCAGTGCGGCAAGTGCATGAGCGCCTGTCCGTGGTTTGCGGTGCAGCTGACCAATTACCCAGTATATCGCTATCCGCAAGCGGTGAAGCTGGGTTCCGTCACTGCCACCGAGGACAAGGAGGAGCTGGCCGCCGAGATGGTGGACATCTTCTGTTGCCTGGGCTGCGAGGCCTGTCGGAAGAGCTGCCTACGCGGCCTCGATATGCCAGTCGTGCTGCGCGCCGTGCGTCGCGTGCTGGCCGACTTTGGCAGCGTGCCGCAGGAGATAAGAGCTGCGATGAGCAAGGTGGGCAGTAGCGGCAACCCCCTTGGCGAACCACCTGAGCGACGGGCCCTCCGGGCGCAGGAGCTCACCATATCCGCCTTCTCGCCTGAGCTGGAATGGTTGTACTTCCCCTGTTGTGTGCCTGCCTACAACCAACGCGCGCAATCCATGGCCAAAGCCACTGCCAGCATCCTGCGCCGCGCTGGCATCTCCTTTGGCATCCTTGGCCAGAAGGAGTCATGTTGCGGCGAGAGCATGCGCAAGGTTGGCGCAGAAAAGCTCTTCTGGGAACTGGCGGAGGCTAACCTCACCGCCTTTGGCGCGGCCGGGGTACGGCGCATCGTCGTCAGTTCGCCCCATTGCCTGGCGGCGTTTTCTGCGGACTATGGCGAGCGAGACGGGCACCTTGCGGTAGTCCACGAAACGCAGCTATTCGCGCACCTTATCAGCCAAAGGAGAATTGTGCCTCAGAAGCAAACGCCAAGGGTGGTGACCTATCACGATCCCTGTCTCCTGGGGCGCAAACAGGGGATATATGACGAACCACGTTCGGTGCTGCGCAGCATCCCAGGACTGCGTTTGGTCGAGATAGAGAACTTTTCGCGCGATCAGAGCATCTGCTGTGGAGGGGGAGGCGGTGGTCTGTGGTTGGATTGGCCTGTGGAAGAACGTGTCACCAATGTCCGGATCTTGCAGGCTGCGCGCACTGGGGCTGATACGCTGGCCATTGCCCGCCCCTACTGTTTGCAGATGTTCGAGGATGCCACAAAGGTGCTCAATCTCCGCCTGGAGGTGAAGGCCGTGAGCGAGCTACTCTCGGAGGCATTGTAA